The following are encoded together in the Actinoplanes sp. N902-109 genome:
- a CDS encoding helix-turn-helix transcriptional regulator translates to MPKYHDELDAVFRALADPTRRAVVERLAKSPAVVSDLAAPFSMALPSLLQHLRVLEDAGLITSQKQGRVRTVSLRPGALDVLHLWLDEQRTPAERQADRLGIHLTRTSPDHTTGGPT, encoded by the coding sequence GTGCCTAAGTATCACGACGAGCTCGACGCCGTGTTCCGCGCTCTCGCGGATCCGACGCGCCGGGCCGTCGTGGAGCGGTTGGCGAAGTCCCCCGCCGTCGTGTCCGACCTCGCGGCTCCGTTCTCGATGGCGTTGCCGTCGCTCCTGCAGCATCTGCGCGTCCTGGAGGACGCGGGGCTGATCACGTCGCAGAAGCAGGGACGGGTCCGCACGGTCAGCCTGCGACCGGGTGCCCTCGACGTCCTGCACCTGTGGCTCGACGAGCAGCGCACCCCGGCGGAACGCCAAGCCGACCGGCTGGGCATCCACCTGACCCGCACCAGCCCGGACCACACCACAGGGGGCCCGACATGA